A window of the Fusarium fujikuroi IMI 58289 draft genome, chromosome FFUJ_chr09 genome harbors these coding sequences:
- a CDS encoding related to antibiotic resistance protein produces MDNTINVRQSEKYGHGPGPDQSDVPPNPLSQLQSSVPCPHSLFTQHERWGIVLMIALAGWFSTLSSFIYYPAIPVIAEDLDSSISMIDLTVTSYLAVSAIAPAIVGDAADTFGRRPLYAITLMLYVAANLGIALQHSAVALLLLRMLQSAGISGLYTRRESRSLVFSFHAPLYCYLGADDIRWSQGTFSVAYGVIADISTPMERGAFVSALSFGITTAPSLGPVLGGAFAAGPGWRWIFWFLVMASGLCLVIMALALPETHHSIVGNGGTKPPRLYRPLLPGLMRPWEHDRGPEAPITPASGRKCPNPIKSLRILARKDVAVSIMPGSFLYTVYCCIHASLATTLVHVYHVKKWQAGLAYLPFGVGAITSTIVSSKWIDHDYRVVAEAHGLPINKASGDDLLHFPIEKARMRSVFPVTFASFASVLAYGWLMHATVVSHLNRFPILISGFFSQYSPNEW; encoded by the exons ATGGACAATACGATAAATGTCCGCCAAAGTGAAAAGTATGGACATGGACCAGGTCCAGATCAATCGGACGTACCACCTAACCCGCTTTCTCAACTGCAATCGTCTGTGCCCTGCCCGCATTCCCTGTTCACTCAACATGAGCGCTGGGGTATAGTGCTAATGATCGCTCTCGCCGGTTGGTTCTCTACCCTGAGCAGCTTCATTTACTACCCTGCCATACCCGTTATCGCCGAAGACCTGGACTCGTCCATCAGCATGATTGATCTCACAGTGACCTCATACCTGGCCGTTTCGGCAATCGCACCGGCTATTGTTGGAGACGCGGCTGATACCTTTGGCCGTCGCCCGCTGTACGCTATCACGTTAATGCTCTACGTGGCCGCCAATCTTGGCATTGCCCTGCAACATTCAGCTGTGGCTTTGCTGCTTCTGAGAATGCTTCAAAGTGCAGGGATCTCGGGTTTGTACACCAGAAGAGAATCTCGAtctcttgttttctctttcCACGCTCCCCTGTACTGTTATCTTGGCGCTGACGATATTCGCTGGTCTCAAGGAACCTTTTCTGTTGCCTACGGCGTTATCGCAGACATCTCCACCCCAATGGAGAGAGGTGCATTTGTCTCAGCCCTGTCTTTCGG CATTACGACGGCCCCGAGCCTGGGTCCCGTCTTAGGTGGCGCTTTCGCAGCCGGCCCgggatggagatggatctTTTGGTTTCTCGTTATGGCTTCCGGCTTGtgcctcgtcatcatggccCTTGCTCTTCCGGAGACACATCATTCTATCGTTGGCAATGGAGGTACAAAGCCACCCAGACTCTACAGACCACTCCTACCAGGGTTGATGAGGCCCTGGGAGCATGACCGCGGACCGGAAGCCCCGATTACACCTGCAAGTGGCAGAAAATGCCCAAATCCCATCAAGAGCTTGCGGATTCTTGCGCGGAAAGACGTGGCTGTCAGCATCATGCCCGGCAGTTTTCTTTACACGGTTTACTGCTGCATCCATGCGTCACTTGCCACGACTCTGGTACATGTCTACCACGTAAAGAAATGGCAAGCTGGTCTCGCATACCTGCCCTTCGGGGTTGGGGCCATCACATCGACCATCGTGTCGAGTAAATGGATCGACCATGATTACAGGGTTGTGGCCGAGGCTCACGGGCTACCAATTAACAAAGCATCAGGGGACGACCTGCTGCACTTCCCCATCGAAAAAGCAAGGATGAGGAGTGTTTTCCCAGTCACCTTTGCCAGCTTCGCATCCGTTCTTGCATACGGATGGCTGATGCATGCCACAGTTGTGAGTCACCTTAACAGGTTCCCGATCCTGATCTCGGGATTCTTTTCGCAATACAGCCCTAATGAATGGTAA
- a CDS encoding related to trichothecene 3-O-acetyltransferase: MSTAIPSVPSTCFTSTTIQPQPDTHGKRVKLSAIDQIAPRDYISSCLFFPMSQNADTRHLFHLLERALVNTISDIPELACSVRRPIGNDREEVELLFDSNRGAILNYRDYTAPELRTLWKFGTFHQLEREYFPLKIPRHIVFGTSAKLVPGSSIPALVVQCNFIPGGLILGTCLHHVAGDGVCNFILHKTLGMHLAAITKGLGLRTFPITPLERSSVVQGEQGVTLEEFPDWKLTETSSTFLNPTNYEDAEVQSIEHGIFSISAEDLSLLKNHVLKSAANTKLSTTEAICAFLWRHVVLARQIDHHQYPEAKLSITVDSRERMENPPLPSNYWGNFAEPNAVARASVAHLQNEQDKPEIYVELASTVKRDIAAVNNKAVRRLVGLLNQMPKSTSLTWNVDRYPGPDMLIVCLQAHRYNDIYFGGDLGYPSAFRVTVGDTEGKPDGRCIILPPRHTESRGLELILQYDSGTLERLENNVEFSKFFIRRN; this comes from the exons ATGTCCACTGCCATTCCATCCGTCCCATCCACCTGCTTCACCTCCACTACCATTCAACCACAGCCAGACACGCATGGAAAAAGAGTCAAATTGTCAGCGATCGATCAGATCGCTCCAAGAGACTACATCTCATCATGCTTATTTTTCCCCATGTCACAAAATGCAGACACGAGACATCTCTTTCATCTGCTCGAGCGAGCCTTAGTCAATACGATCAGTGATATCCCAGAACTTGCATGTTCTGTACGACGGCCGATCGGAAACGATCGGGAAGAGGTTGAACTTCTCTTCGATAGCAACCGAGGCGCCATACTCAATTACAGGGATTACACGGCACCAGAACTTCGGACTTTATGGAAGTTCGGTACGTTCCACCAACTTGAGAGAGAATACTTTCCTCTGAAAATCCCGAGACATATTGTCTTTGGCACATCCGCAAAGCTAGTCCCGGGTTCCAGTATTCCGGCATTGGTAGTTCAGTGTAACTTCATACCCGGAGGCCTTATACTCGGAACCTGTCTGCAT CATGTGGCTGGCGATGGCGTCTGCAACTTTATCTTGCACAAGACATTAGGCATGCACTTGGCTGCCATTACCAAAGGACTCGGCCTCCGAACTTTTCCAATCACGCCCCTTGAACGAAGCTCAGTTGTTCAGGGTGAACAGGGTGTGACTTTAGAGGAGTTTCCCGATTGGAAGCTCACAGAGACCTCTTCCACCTTCTTGAACCCGACAAACtatgaagatgccgaggtTCAGTCGATTGAGCATGGCATATTCTCCATCTCCGCAGAGGATCTCTCTCTGCTCAAGAATCATGTCTTGAAAAGCGCTGCCAACACTAAGTTGAGCACAACTGAAGCTATATGTGCTTTTCTATGGCGCCACGTTGTCCTCGCCAGGCAGATAGACCACCATCAATACCCAGAGGCTAAGCTATCAATCACTGTCGATTCAAGGGAACGAATGGAAAATCCGCCACTCCCCTCTAATTATTGGGGGAATTTCGCGGAGCCGAACGCGGTCGCCAGAGCATCTGTTGCCCATTTACAGAATGAGCAAGATAAACCCGAGATCTATGTAGAATTGGCGAGTACTGTCAAGCGAGACATTGCGGCTGTCAACAACAAAGCAGTAAGGCGCCTCGTTGGACTGCTCAACCAGATGCCCAAGAGTACTTCCTTGACCTGGAATGTCGACCGATACCCGGGACCGGACATGCTAATAGTCTGTCTCCAAGCACATAGATACAACGATATTTATTTTGGGGGTGACCTTGGGTATCCTTCTGCATTTCGCGTTACTGTTGGAGATACTGAGGGCAAACCAGACGGCCGCTGCATTATTCTGCCACCTCGTCATACGGAAAGTCGGGGTCTGGAGCTAATCTTACAATACGATAGTGGGACTCTGGAGAGGCTTGAGAACAACGTGGAATTTAGCAAATTCTTTATTCGTCGTAATTAG
- a CDS encoding related to trichothecene 3-O-acetyltransferase, producing MSASTNDESAMSDSWVEPAGPIQPSIVKCSALDNLTASVYPSPTHFFPLQPGVDPRQLYQDCKQGLSRCIYEHPHLAGIIRKDETGRYAIEIQEAPHAGTHFWYRDHRHDADLPSYTELKNNGWPFGDGEEDGLGKLRPKDFPYVQDGDPVIAPQFNVVKGGIVLTMSITHVIGDLVQFMDFLRSWSQNTNAIATARLDGQPVPPLPQQISADLIDRSLLTPDVGIEEDLAKLGARAEKLQYLDMLDPRYPEEVAEKVSNIFTKARLTNDDLVRFTEDELRALSCSVWTFTQSSIKQLQHMIQEVLPSGSKVSSTDCLTAFAWNRLFGAKYAPGLSGRDPLPETSKIVFAGSIRRRLTPPLPNNYMPACVDLFPVSMNTRDFISPDPKTLAHAAVAIRNSNNAWSEEAFREMLEIAHSHPINPGLIPKGPIDALVTDHTRASAAMLSSWGPELGSCEAFREPYLGRIPPHGEITLLPRWNNGNVEVMFAGEAVVMERLRDDQLMSQMATCQFVMGNPSFQATRGKYVSKL from the coding sequence ATGTCTGCAAGCACGAACGACGAATCAGCCATGTCCGATTCATGGGTCGAGCCAGCGGGCCCCATACAGCCATCCATCGTGAAGTGCTCAGCCCTCGACAACCTCACCGCTTCAGTGTATCCTTCGCCTACACACTTCTTTCCTCTACAACCAGGAGTGGACCCTCGACAGCTCTACCAAGACTGCAAGCAAGGGCTCTCCCGATGTATCTACGAGCATCCGCATCTCGCAGGCATTATCAGAAAAGATGAAACTGGACGTTACGCGATTGAGATACAAGAGGCACCACATGCGGGCACACACTTCTGGTatcgagatcatcgtcaCGATGCAGATTTACCTTCTTACACCGAGCTCAAGAATAATGGGTGGCCGTttggcgatggcgaggaagatggtctGGGCAAGCTCCGACCAAAGGACTTTCCTTACGTTCAAGATGGTGATCCTGTAATCGCACCTCAGTTCAATGTCGTCAAGGGCGGTATCGTCTTGACCATGTCGATCACGCATGTGATCGGTGACCTCGTCCAGTTTATGGACTTTCTCAGGTCTTGGTCACAGAACACGAATGCGATAGCAACTGCCAGACTTGATGGTCAACCTGTACCTCCACTCCCGCAGCAAATATCGGCGGACTTGATAGATCGCTCCCTCTTGACACCTGACGTGGGTATCGAGGAGGATCTGGCCAAGCTCGGAGCTCGTGCAGAGAAGCTTCAATACCTTGACATGCTGGACCCTCGATATCCAGAAGAAGTTGCAGAGAAAGTGTCAAACATCTTTACAAAGGCACGTCTCACTAATGACGATCTAGTGAGGTTTACCGAAGATGAACTTCGCGCTCTCTCTTGTTCTGTTTGGACCTTCACACAGTCCTCCATAAAGCAGCTTCAACACATGATCCAAGAGGTCTTGCCCAGCGGCTCAAAAGTGTCGTCTACGGATTGTTTGACTGCTTTTGCATGGAACCGACTCTTTGGCGCCAAATATGCTCCCGGTTTATCAGGCCGTGATCCTCTGCCTGAGACTAGCAAGATTGTCTTTGCTGGAAGCATTCGTCGTCGGTTGACGCCTCCTTTACCCAACAACTACATGCCTGCCTGTGTGGATCTGTTCCCTGTGTCTATGAACACGAGGGACTTCATATCACCTGACCCCAAGACTTTGGCTCATGCAGCAGTGGCAATTCGCAACAGCAATAATGCCTGGAGCGAGGAAGCGTTTCGAGAGATGCTCGAGATAGCTCATTCCCATCCTATCAATCCAGGCCTAATACCAAAAGGGCCCATCGATGCACTTGTCACAGACCATACCCGAGCAAGTGCAGCTATGCTGTCAAGTTGGGGCCCCGAGCTTGGTTCTTGTGAGGCCTTTAGAGAGCCGTATCTTGGTAGAATCCCGCCTCATGGGGAGATCACCCTATTACCTCGATGGAATAATGGTAATGTAGAGGTCATGTTTGCTGGAGAGGCTGTCGTAATGGAACGGTTGAGAGAC